The DNA region CATGACGGATCCAATAGTCCGGATCCTTAAATTCAGGAACGACCTGGGCCTCTCCACCCTTGATGATGGGTTTTACCCGATTCTCATTGGCATAACCAATAAAGTCTTCCTGAGCAAAAATTTGAAAGGCACCTGATAATACCAATACGATCAGCAGAATTACGAGCTTTTTCAATTGATTCATAAGGATGTATATTTATTACAATCATTTTCGGACCTCTCTTCGCGTCCTTCGTAAATTAAGCACATTTTTTTTGAATTTTAAGCCAAAAAACAAAGCAAAATACATCCAAAAACAAATATCTATTGTTGTTCTATGACTTTTTGCATCACCTGGCGGGCAGTGAGAGAAAAAGCCGGATGAATATCCACACCGGCCTTTTTCAGGGCCCGGGCTGTCCATACATTGCAGGTGCGGGTGCCCCAGTAGGCGATGTTAGAGAGATAAAAACAGCTCATGGCCCGGGGTTTTTCCCGCAGGGGGATCAAAGCAGCAGAAGAACCGCAGGACGAATCCCGCTGAAAGCTCCCTCCGATGAACCGGACCATCGACTTAAAACCTTCCCGGGTCAATTCGAGGGGAACAACGTCCTGGCGGTCGGTGTATCCGGATGGCAGGTAGTTGAAACCATCCACATGAACGACCGATTGGGTTGGGAGCAAAGCAGCCCTCAAGGCGAGGCCAACAGTACCTTTAGGAGCCATAAAATATTTCCTGTCGCCCCAGCTGAAATTCAGATGAGTGGCCTCTGCAAAGTCGCCGGCAACATGGGGCAAAAGGGTGTCAAGTGATCCCCTGGGGATAAGGATTCCCGTATGCCAGCCCCGTTTAGTAACATATACCGGGATGGACGGCTCATCCTTCTGGGGTGGATAGGGGATATCCCGGGAAGAAGAACACCCCTGGAGCCACAGACTAAGCAAACCTGCCAGCGTTAAATATACAATCCATCGCATCATAAATGGGTGCAATCTGTATGAGCAGCTGACTCTCAACGATAGCCATCAGGCGGGTTGATGCCTGAACACAGGCTGAAAAAACTTTTATGCCCCACTGCATCTATGGGCTTATATGGCCGTGGTCTTCGCGAAACTCGGGATAAAGCTCATCCCTGACCCAATCGAATTCGGGTTCCACCTCAAGAATTTTTTGATAAGTGGCCAGGGCCTGCTTTTCCTCCCCGGCCTTGTCGTAGGATTGGGCCAGCCAGGCCAGGGCATTGAGATAACGCCAGTTGCACTTCAAATCCCCCTTTTTCGATTCAAACAACCGGATGGCCTTTTGGTAGTATTCCGCTGCCTTGTGATAGCTGCCTCCAAAGATGCGGGGCATATGAAATTCCGCATTTCCCTTCTCCATCCAGGCAATGGGGTTTTGGGCATCCAGCTCCACAGCCCGGTTGATGTGCTTCATGCTCCTGGGGCCTAGCCATACGGCCTTGCTGCGGTTCATCCCAATCTCATAGGCCAGGAAAGCCCCACGCATCGCCTCTGCAATGGAACGATATCCGGAGTATCGCTCCAGCTCCTCCAGATGATCCCGGCCATTATCCAGATACTCTTTTGCCCGGTCATGCCTGTCCATACCGATCAGCCAGGCCACATAACCATAATGGGCAATGAGGATAGCATAAAGCACGGCAGGTTCCTGACTGCGGGCATACTTGCGCTCCAGCTCATCGATCCATCCCGGCCAGGGATCCATTTCCCCGCTGATGTAGGACTCATAAAACCGGCATGCGTAGGAGGATGGATTTTCAGAAGGACCCTTAACCTGCTCATAAGAAAGTTCAGCGGGAGGGTCAACCCTGCCATGGCCAGGAACAGCACTTCCCAGTGCGATCAGCAACAGAGCCATACCGGTTATGATATACCGGGTCCACCAGATCATCCTCCGCCTGTGATCCTTCCTTTCCATGAGTATTTTCCCTTTCTTCTCACTTTGATACCCTTATAAACAATTAATATAAACGCAACCATCTGGGGAATATGATAAAGAAAATTCTTTTGTACAGGTTGCCGGCTTTTGAGTGAGATCACCATGCGCAAAAAGAGCACCATCAATAAATAGGCCATCAAACCCTGCCAACCGAGTCCCAGGGGAATGATCACCACCCCGCTTATCACCAGCAATGTAAAGAGCATGCTCA from Bacteroidales bacterium includes:
- a CDS encoding DUF2459 domain-containing protein, with the translated sequence MMRWIVYLTLAGLLSLWLQGCSSSRDIPYPPQKDEPSIPVYVTKRGWHTGILIPRGSLDTLLPHVAGDFAEATHLNFSWGDRKYFMAPKGTVGLALRAALLPTQSVVHVDGFNYLPSGYTDRQDVVPLELTREGFKSMVRFIGGSFQRDSSCGSSAALIPLREKPRAMSCFYLSNIAYWGTRTCNVWTARALKKAGVDIHPAFSLTARQVMQKVIEQQ
- a CDS encoding tetratricopeptide repeat protein gives rise to the protein MERKDHRRRMIWWTRYIITGMALLLIALGSAVPGHGRVDPPAELSYEQVKGPSENPSSYACRFYESYISGEMDPWPGWIDELERKYARSQEPAVLYAILIAHYGYVAWLIGMDRHDRAKEYLDNGRDHLEELERYSGYRSIAEAMRGAFLAYEIGMNRSKAVWLGPRSMKHINRAVELDAQNPIAWMEKGNAEFHMPRIFGGSYHKAAEYYQKAIRLFESKKGDLKCNWRYLNALAWLAQSYDKAGEEKQALATYQKILEVEPEFDWVRDELYPEFREDHGHISP